The Arvicola amphibius chromosome 5, mArvAmp1.2, whole genome shotgun sequence genome contains the following window.
ggaaggaacagcCTTAGTGACTCTGATTTGGACTTGGGGAATTGAGGTGGCTATTGTTTGTTTGCAgctttagtttggtttttgtctgtttgtttatttctattatttcattgtCATTGTGTTgactttaaatgaaatatatcaaGTGTGTCCGAATGTAAACAATATGAATATCCATGCCTGTTTTCCAGCCATTCACTCAGGAGAAAATGACATTACAAATGCAGGTGACAACACCTTCAGTTGTCATGCATCTCATGTTTCCCCCTCTTCTCCATCTACCTTCACCCCTTCCCTCTTCAAGTCTGAGTGTCCAGGATATGCCCTAGGCTCATTTCCTAGTCTTCAGGGCAGATGCCACATACACGTTCATTATCAAGAAGGCTTTGTAAAGTTCCTATCTAGTGCTAATTAGGAAATTTATGCCCAATATCCCTGTAGAAGTATGTTGTAAAAGTAAGATGGCTGATGTCAGAAAGACATTTGCAGTGATAGCTTCCTACCACACAATTTAATGGGTAGAGTcaactctgccctctctctctctccagggtctGAACAGTGATGTAACTGACTCCTACTGGCTTCTATGACTTGAGCTGGGCCAATTCCGACAAGCCCAGACAACAGGAAAGACTTACTGCCCAACTTCTGGAGCCACTACATGGGAACATGTAGACAAGTAGAGACAGCATAACAGCAGCTGCCTGAGGTCATGCCGGAACATCAGACACTGCTGTGTAATCACTGACACTCTGAGTCCATGGGTGCTGCCATCAGAAGTGTCAAGGAGtctgtctcttccttttgttATCATGCTTAAACCAGCCTGAATTAAAATCAAGTCATGGATAAAACAGGGCAAAACTTCGAATGAGCAAGGcaggacataaaagaaaacacaactggAGTGCACACCCTGAGTCCTGCTTTCTTCTGCACATTTCACTCGTGGAAGCTCAGCTCTCACAAGAACCACCCATGTACATGGTTAGGATTGTCAGGTTacagagaaggaagcacagaATTAGCCTTTATCCGGAAACTGAAATATTAAAGGCAAAGTTGAGATGCACATACTGGAAACCTGAGCTGGAGTCTAGACTGTTGACTCCTATTGGATAATTTGAGAAGTAAAATGGTACATaaatacatgatttaaaaaagaaaaagaaaaaaaggaaaatatgagcCATAgttgtcaaatatttttttaaaatccaacaaTGGATATTCTTTATTTAACTGGACTTTAAAGGATGAGAAACACAAGTgttggacagagaaagagaagaactgaaggaaagaaaaaactataAGCAAAGAAAAGCGGGAAGTGGGCAGGATAGCTCTGTAGTTCCTGAAAACCGTGGACTGACTCGTTTGATGCCCGATCTTGCTCTGTAGTttgtgctggcctcaaactcacagtcatGCTGCTGGGCCCtggaagtgctgggattgcagctggGACCCGTCCTGCCCGTCTGTTTtgcagctttgtttttaattctaagaGCACAGAGATGTACtttctaatatttaatattttccatgGGGAAAGGTATTTTATGGGGGTTCAAGAGGGACACTGAAATGGACTGAGGGGCATGCAGTTTATTAGAAGACTTATTCATGCCATAAACTGACAGGGACTACTGTGTCCACTATGACTCATGTGGAGAGTTCAAACCCTAGCGCCAGATAAAGACAGCATGGCTGAGGCTCTGAAGAGAGGAGGTCAGGAGCACATAGAATGGGGAGATTTCACCGCACAACCCTGAGGCCAAACTCTGATtcccaggcaggaaggcagggaaggaaatgggaggaggaccTGTGGCCTCTAAGATCCCTTTTGATGTAAACTCACTTCCCCAGGTGGGAAACCTCTGGCACCTGGAAGTTGGTTAGCTAGAGATTCACAGGCAGTGTTTCAGTGGTCTGCCTGTTTGCATCTGCGAGAGAACAGCAGCTAGATTCTAACAcggtctttttttatttaaaaaaaaaattcttttcataccaaccccagttccccatccctccccttaTCCTGTCTAGCCCACTTCCCTCCATCCCACTTATCCCCCATCCGCTCATTAAGAGGGCAAGGCCTCCCTTGGggcatcaacaaagtctggcataccaagttgaggcaggccCAGGCCCCTTGTCCCTGCATCAaggttgaacaaggtatcccagtatagggaatgggctccaaaaaaccagttCATGCACTTGGgttaagtcctggtcccactaccagggAACTGACAAACAGGTCATatcacataactgtcacccacattcagaaggcctagcctagtttgatcccatgcaggctccccagctgtcagtccagagagtccatgagctcccactagtttagatcagctgcttctgtgggtttccccatcatgatcttgaggCCCCTCTCCCCCACTTACtgatatgatccctcctccctctcttcaactgtacTCCAGGAGCTTACCCTAGGGCTTGGCtgggatcactgcatctgcttccattagttactggatggaggttctatgatgactgTTAGGGTAATCACTAATCTGATTATGGGGCCAGaacagttcaggcatcctctccactattgataGGAGTCTTATCtgggtcatcattgtggattcctgggaatttcattAGCACCAGGTTATTCCCTACCCCCACaatggttccctctatcaagatatctctttcattgctctacccctctgtccctcccccaactcagccaTCTCAATCCCTCGTGTTTCCAGTGACAAGGCagctaatattttattcttacacGTGGTATCTGTGCTTGCTAACCTTGGTTGTCAACTCAAAGAAATGGAACATTGGTTGAGGGATTACatccaccagattggcctgtgggcatgtcagtGGGTGATGTAGAAGGGCCTAACTTCCTGTGGACAGTACCATCTCTAGGCAAATGGGCCTGCGCTACACAAGAAAAGTAGCTGAAGAGCTGAATATGGGCCAAGAAACAGCCAGTTAGCAGCATTtctccttggtttctgcttcaagttcctgccttgagtttttgCATTggtttccctcaatgatggattgtATGTAGTCTACACGATGTaatctgtaagatgaaataaacctttccctctcattgtttatcatagcaagaGGATCAAAACTAGGACAGTACCCTAATTCTGTAATTCCTATTTCAGGAACACTGAAAAGACAACAAATTAAGTCAAATCCCTAAGTGTATCTATCTAACTTGAACCAGGTCGCAGAAAATCCAAGGTACATTCTCACTGATCTCCCTTCGTGTCTTAACGGACATATCTTAGGATCTAACTAGTAGTTAAGAATATCAGagtaagccgggcggcggtggcgcacgcctttaatcccagcactcgggaggcagaggcaggcggatctctgtgagttcgagaccagcctggtctacaagagctagatccaggacaggctccaaagccacagagaaaccctgtctcgaaaaaaccaaaaaaaaaaaagaatatcagagTCATATAAATTGGTTCAAACACTAACTCTGTGATTTAATGGCTATATGAACTTGGGCATGTGAATTAATACATCTGAAGTTTCACTGTTATCTCTAAAATTCTGTTAAGAATCTCTTACTCATACATTGCTTTGCAGAGCAAATGAAGTCATGTACATGTTAAGCAGAGTACCTAACTGGTGCAAAGTAAATTCTCAATTTGGTAAACATATTAGCAGCAGACAAATGTCAAAATTAAATGAGAACAAGGTTCCATGTTGTTCCTTGGAGCTGCAAAGAtctaaacttgtgtgtgtgtgtgtgtgcgtgcgtgtgcgtgtgcgtgtgcgtgtgtgtgtggatgtgtgtgtgcttgtgtgagagaaagagtgagagagagagagcgatagAGAGAGATCAGGAAAAATCATCTATTACTTTTCAAGTAGTTGGCATAATTTTTAAACACCAAAATTATAAAGATATTCAATCTGCTGATAATTTGATTCTAATTAAAACTTCCACATCCACAAAGCTGGAATTGCAAGGAgggaaaagcagaaatgaaatagCAATTAACCTTTGGTTCTGAGTGTATTTGCTCCTTCCCAACATGGATCAGTTGCCATAGAGATTATACCTACATGATCTGCAGATGTGACCGAAGCCACACAGAGTCTCTGAGATGGCCTCCTCTCAGTGTGGCTTTcggataatatttttaaaatctactgaAAGAGAACTAAAAGCTGATATGAAACTCTACAAAGATGGaagtggaagggaaagggaagtagCCAAGGAGAATGTGGAATTCAGAGGCCAAGATATTAAGAATCATGAGACTGAATCAGACCCATTCTCCTTCATCTACAGCTTTCCAGTCTGTCTGTGGCTAGGGGGAGACTGATAAGAAGAAGAAACCAATGAGTGTGAAAAGTGGCCCACTCCTATTAGGAACAGACTTCATTGCTTAGGAAGTTGACCAACCAAGCCCAAGCCTGCCTTAGGCAGAGAAGGTAAAGATAGGGGGGTTCACCTAcagtgcatttctttttttttttttttttttttgtttttttgtttttaaatcattttactcTGTTCATAAGTCACATTTAAATGGGCAGAACTGCTTCCATTACAGACAGACTTATCGTGCAAAGAAAAGCAGGAGTAGAGCTGAGACCACAGTAACACAACAGTGGCTGCGCAGCCTCAGCCAGCAGTGTCAAGGTTTGCAAGTGGGTAGGCGTGAGGGCTGCTCACAGCCGTTGGCTGAGACCATGAATGTTGGTATGAACCAGTGAAGCTACTGTACAGAGGATCGTATGACACTTTCACAGAGGAAAGTATGTAAGTTGCTGGGCAAGTTTTACAAATCTCATTCAACTGTGATAAGTGGTTGCTGAATTAGGATGCAGGAGAAATAGTCTCACGGGACATCCTTAATCTTACAGCCAGGGGGATTCTTATGCCAAAATAAATACCCACATATACCAAACCTACACACTGAGTTAAAATGGAGCGGGTGCTGGGTCTGAGGGAGCGAAGGGGCCGTTACTCGAACAGTAGGTCCTCGTCCTTCTCCTCGGCCAGCAGGTTGGCAGGCTCCATCACTTCTCCAGCTGCCCTCCGCTGCTCCAACTCCTTCTCGAATTTTTCCTTGataatctttttcttctcctgtattttctttaaCCTATAGAACTCTTCTCGCTCTCTCTCATCCAGCTCTGTGATGATATAGGCAAGGGTGCGTTCAATCCGGGGGATGATAACATGTTCGATGGCATTTACACGCCTGTTGGTTATCTTAATGGCTTCATCCAGAGTAACAAAGGAAGTCTGCAACGAAGCTAGTTCCACCAGTAGTTCCACTGCTTTGGCATAATTCCTCTTTAGTTTAGCCAGCTGTTCCCCACCTCGGGCTAAACCAGTCAGTTCATAGCTGTCAGTTCCTTCATGGTAATGCTCAAACACTGGTAAGGTAACGCCTGCCACATTATCCTTCTTGGCACGGATCTTCACTTGTGCTTTATTTACATTTTGGATAACTGTGGTGCTGAAATCTCCTGCTGTGAACTTGGCCTCAGCCAATGAAAAGGCAGCTTCTCTCATCACTTCACCCATCAGCATCTTAGTCTCTATTATCTTCTTCAGTATCTGTCGAAATCGAAGAGTTAAGGCATCAGATTTTTTCTTCAAGAGGTTTCGGCCTGTCTGTGCTCCTTTTAATCGAGCCTTCATGATGGTCTGAGCCATTCGCGAAGGGAAGATTTCAATCCGGTCTTTGCCCGACATTCTGACGGTGACAGTTCGGCTCGGGCCCCCAGCCGTGCAATCGTGACTGCAACACCTCCAGAACTGGTAACCACAGCGCCTTCCTCCACCGGAGTCAGCTGATGGAGTCACTTGACCCTCTCGCGTTGCTAAGCGGCTACCTACAGTGCATTTCTTGTCCTGTCTCTCAAATACTAGGTGGGCATAAAGCAACCAAACATAGTGGTAGTATGTAGAGGATGGGCTAGATCAAAACACAGAGTAtttagtctgttttgtgttggaaaataaaacaatatttcc
Protein-coding sequences here:
- the LOC119814857 gene encoding V-type proton ATPase subunit D codes for the protein MSGKDRIEIFPSRMAQTIMKARLKGAQTGRNLLKKKSDALTLRFRQILKKIIETKMLMGEVMREAAFSLAEAKFTAGDFSTTVIQNVNKAQVKIRAKKDNVAGVTLPVFEHYHEGTDSYELTGLARGGEQLAKLKRNYAKAVELLVELASLQTSFVTLDEAIKITNRRVNAIEHVIIPRIERTLAYIITELDEREREEFYRLKKIQEKKKIIKEKFEKELEQRRAAGEVMEPANLLAEEKDEDLLFE